TTACTCGTTCGCGGGTTGTTCCACATGCTTCCGCAAAGCGAATCAGCAAGTCTGTATGGCGGTCTGCCGCAATTTCTTCTTCATACATGTTTTGAAGTGTGAAATCTTTTGCTGCTTCAAATTTTGGATCGGTTGGAGTGTTGTGATAGATGTATGCTAAGTAGTCAGCAAAAGGTCCAACATAGTGGTAATGGTTTTCTGCCCATCTGGCAAAATGCTTTCTTTCCAATTTTCCTTCAGCCCAAGCTACAGTGAATGGAGCTTTCTGGCTATGGTTTCCTTTAATGGCTTCCTCTAGTTCTTTGCGAAATTCATCTTTCGATAATAATTCTGGCATGTGTAAACTCCTCCTCGAAATTTATGTAGCCTATTGGCACTTGATATTTTGTATACCAAAACTTATTAAAAAATAATAGGTTGCTAATTTACAACCTTATATTACCTTGTTTTTTTGGTCTTTGGTATACCTTAATGAAATCATAACCTATTCTTTTTGAATTGTAAACATAATTTTTAGAATTTTTTAAAGATTAATTTTTATCGTATGATAGATTGTAAGTAACTAATAAAGCAGCTCTTCTTTAAGATCAAGCAGCTCGGAAAGTTCTGCAGACAGATTATCCAGGGCTTCTTCAACGATTTGCTCTCCGATTTCCCTGCTCCCTTGCCGGCCATCACCTATACAGCCGTTTCCAGTCATTTCTTCATAGAAGTAAAATCCCTGGACAGCTTTCCCAGGCCGGAGCCTTTCCCATCTTCCGCCTTCCTTGATATCTCCTTTTTCCAAGAGGTCCTCTCTTACCAGTTCAGGAGCAAGATACAGGGCTTCAGACACTTCCCGTTCGCAGCTGTGGCCAAATAAAGGGGATTTTACATATTTCCCGATAGATCCCTTTGCAGATGACGTGGTCTTTGCATAGTAGACTTCTACTTCCAGTTCCTTGGTGATAGTCATGGCGGCCAAATTCAGTGTAGATTGGTTTCCGCCATGTGAATTCAAAAATAAAAACTTCTTGATTCCATGCTGTTTCAGTGAGGAAACCATGTCTGTAAGAATGGCAATCAAAGTTGAAGGCTGAAGTGTTATTGTACCGGGAAAATGGATGTGATGCTCGGAAACCCCCATGTTAACAGTCGGCGTCACAATAGCATATGGGAACATTCTCTGCCCCAGTTTATTAGCCATTCTCTCCGCAAGCACCGCATCACAGCTTTCGGCCATATGTGGACCATGCTGCTCATGTGCTCCAACAGGAATTATGGCAAACTCTACTGTGTCTAGTGATTTCTCGACTTCCTTCCAAGTCATTTTAGTAAGATCATAACAATTCATTTCTTGATACCCCGCTTATTTTAGGTATTTTGTATACCAATAATAAATAAAAATAAAAAACTATTTTGTAATAACTGCAGTAGTCTTCTTAGGGGGCTTTACAGAGATGTTTTCCTGGGATATTTCAATGTCGTTTTGGATCGTCATTTGACAGGTTAACCGATACCCTTCTTTCACTTTGTCGCCAAGCATTTTTTCTTCCTTCCAATTTGGCGGAGCGAGATCATCTCCCCCATTTAATACTATGCACGTACATTTTGTGCATCTTCCCATGCCGCAACCATATTTTAATTCGGGAAACTGGCGGATCCCTGCAAGGACAACCAAATTGGCATTATCCTTTACCTGCTTTTCCACAATCTCTCCATCCACATGAAGCGTTACCTTCGGCATAATATTACCCCTTTCAGTTAATTCTAAAGATTTTGATACTTTTTCAAAGTATACAATCTTTCGGGAAGATTAGCAAAC
This window of the Cytobacillus pseudoceanisediminis genome carries:
- a CDS encoding 2Fe-2S iron-sulfur cluster-binding protein, with the translated sequence MPKVTLHVDGEIVEKQVKDNANLVVLAGIRQFPELKYGCGMGRCTKCTCIVLNGGDDLAPPNWKEEKMLGDKVKEGYRLTCQMTIQNDIEISQENISVKPPKKTTAVITK
- a CDS encoding creatininase family protein; its protein translation is MNCYDLTKMTWKEVEKSLDTVEFAIIPVGAHEQHGPHMAESCDAVLAERMANKLGQRMFPYAIVTPTVNMGVSEHHIHFPGTITLQPSTLIAILTDMVSSLKQHGIKKFLFLNSHGGNQSTLNLAAMTITKELEVEVYYAKTTSSAKGSIGKYVKSPLFGHSCEREVSEALYLAPELVREDLLEKGDIKEGGRWERLRPGKAVQGFYFYEEMTGNGCIGDGRQGSREIGEQIVEEALDNLSAELSELLDLKEELLY